Within the Blastocatellia bacterium genome, the region CGCTCATTCGACTCCATCGATAACGCTCCGGAAGAGAAAGCCCGCGGTATCACAATCGCTACGGCCCACGTCGAATACGAGACCGCCAATCGCCACTACGCCCATGTGGATTGCCCGGGCCACGCCGACTACATCAAGAACATGATCACCGGCGCGGCGCAGATGGACGGCGCGATTTTAGTCGTCGCCGCCACCGACGGCCCCATGCCGCAGACCCGCGAGCACATCCTTTTGGCGCGCCAGGTCGGGGTGCCTGCCATGGTCGTCTTTATGAACAAGGTGGACGCCGTGGACGACCCGGAGCTCTTAGACCTGGTGGAGTTGGAAGTCCGCGAGCTGCTGTCGAGCTATCAGTTCCCCGGCGACGAGATCCCGATTGTGCGGGGGTCGGCC harbors:
- a CDS encoding GTP-binding protein, with product MAKEKFDRSKPHVNVGTIGHIDHGKTTLTAAITKVLAKHNPKITFRSFDSIDNAPEEKARGITIATAHVEYETANRHYAHVDCPGHADYIKNMITGAAQMDGAILVVAATDGPMPQTREHILLARQVGVPAMVVFMNKVDAVDDPELLDLVELEVRELLSSYQFPGDEIPIVRGSA